Proteins co-encoded in one Flavobacterium fluviale genomic window:
- a CDS encoding glycoside hydrolase family 3 C-terminal domain-containing protein, with protein sequence MKNKMIFLSAALVFALFTSCKNDAQTLASNSAETEEYVGKEISTDHDAEIDKLISQMTLEEKIGMLHGNSMFANAGVKRLGIPELKMADGPLGVREEISRDNWAPAGWTNDFATYYPAGGALAATWNAEMAHTFGTSLGEELRARDKDMLLSPAINMVRTPLGGRTYEYMSEDPFLNKKLSVPLIVGLQEKDVMACVKHYAANNQETNRDFVDVQIDERTLREIYLPAFEASVKEAKAYSIMGAYNKFRGEYLCENDYMLNKILRDEWGFKGIVVSDWAAVHSTAKALKNGLDIEMGTPKPFNEFFLADKLIAAVKSGEVSEKEIDLHVKRILRTLFQVKAMGGGTRAKGSIATEAHYQDAYKIAAEAIVLLKNDNNALPLKLDGVKSIAVIGNNATKKNALGGFGAGVKTKREVTPLEGLKNRLPSSVKINYAEGYLERYDEKNKGNLGNITANGPVTIDKLDDAKVQEAVEAAKNSDVAIIFAGSNRDYETEASDRRDLHLPFGQEELIRKVTEANPKTIVVMIAGAPFDINEVSQKSSALVWSWFNGSEGGNALADVILGKVNPSGKLPWTMPKQLKDSPAHATNSFPGDKTVNYAEGILIGYRWFDTKNVAPLYPFGYGLSYTTFALDNAKANKESYAQNEVIEVTVEVKNTGKVDGKEVVQLYTSKSDSKITRAAQELKGFKKASVKAGGSEKVTIKVPVKELAYYDVASKKWTVEPGKYTIKIGTSSRDIKKEIQVTVK encoded by the coding sequence ATGAAAAACAAAATGATATTCCTTTCGGCAGCTCTTGTTTTTGCATTGTTTACTTCTTGTAAAAATGATGCACAAACGTTAGCTTCAAATTCGGCAGAAACAGAAGAATACGTAGGAAAAGAAATAAGCACAGATCATGATGCGGAAATAGACAAACTGATTTCGCAGATGACATTAGAAGAAAAAATAGGAATGCTTCACGGGAACAGCATGTTTGCCAATGCGGGCGTAAAACGTTTAGGAATTCCAGAATTAAAAATGGCCGACGGTCCGTTGGGAGTTCGTGAAGAAATTTCACGCGACAATTGGGCTCCAGCGGGATGGACAAACGATTTTGCAACTTATTATCCTGCAGGAGGCGCTTTGGCTGCAACTTGGAACGCAGAAATGGCACATACTTTTGGAACCAGTTTAGGAGAAGAATTACGTGCCAGAGACAAAGACATGTTACTTTCACCAGCTATCAATATGGTGAGAACACCGCTTGGAGGAAGAACTTACGAATATATGTCTGAAGACCCATTTTTGAATAAAAAACTTTCAGTGCCGTTGATCGTTGGTTTACAAGAAAAAGATGTAATGGCGTGTGTAAAACATTACGCAGCAAACAATCAGGAAACGAATCGTGATTTTGTAGATGTACAAATTGACGAGCGTACACTTCGTGAAATTTACCTTCCAGCTTTTGAAGCTTCAGTAAAAGAAGCAAAAGCGTACAGTATAATGGGCGCTTACAATAAATTTAGAGGCGAATACTTATGTGAAAACGATTATATGCTGAATAAAATCCTTCGTGATGAATGGGGATTTAAAGGAATTGTAGTTTCAGACTGGGCTGCGGTGCATTCGACAGCAAAAGCCTTAAAAAATGGTTTGGATATTGAAATGGGAACACCAAAACCTTTCAATGAATTTTTCTTAGCCGATAAATTAATTGCAGCCGTTAAATCTGGAGAAGTTTCTGAAAAAGAAATTGATCTTCACGTAAAAAGAATTTTAAGAACGCTGTTTCAAGTAAAAGCAATGGGCGGCGGAACTCGTGCCAAAGGAAGCATCGCAACAGAAGCACATTACCAAGATGCATACAAGATTGCTGCAGAAGCAATCGTGTTGTTGAAAAACGATAATAATGCATTACCATTAAAACTAGACGGAGTAAAATCTATTGCTGTTATTGGAAACAATGCGACAAAGAAAAATGCTCTAGGCGGATTTGGTGCTGGAGTTAAAACAAAAAGAGAAGTGACGCCTTTAGAAGGTCTTAAAAACAGACTTCCTTCATCAGTTAAAATCAATTATGCTGAAGGATATTTAGAGCGTTACGATGAAAAAAATAAAGGAAACTTAGGAAATATTACAGCTAACGGTCCAGTAACCATCGATAAATTAGACGATGCAAAAGTACAAGAAGCAGTAGAAGCGGCTAAAAATTCTGATGTTGCGATCATTTTCGCGGGTTCAAACCGTGATTATGAGACAGAAGCTTCAGATAGAAGAGATTTGCATTTGCCTTTCGGACAAGAAGAATTAATTAGAAAAGTTACGGAAGCTAATCCTAAAACTATTGTAGTTATGATTGCCGGCGCTCCTTTTGATATCAATGAAGTAAGCCAAAAATCTTCTGCTTTAGTTTGGAGCTGGTTTAATGGTTCTGAAGGAGGAAATGCTTTGGCAGATGTAATTTTAGGAAAAGTAAATCCGTCAGGAAAATTACCTTGGACAATGCCTAAACAGTTAAAAGATTCTCCTGCACATGCAACAAACAGTTTCCCTGGAGATAAAACGGTAAATTATGCTGAAGGAATCTTGATTGGATACCGTTGGTTTGATACTAAAAATGTGGCTCCCTTATATCCTTTCGGTTACGGATTATCATACACAACTTTTGCGCTTGATAATGCTAAAGCGAATAAAGAATCTTACGCTCAAAATGAGGTAATTGAAGTTACAGTTGAGGTTAAAAACACGGGAAAAGTAGACGGAAAAGAAGTAGTGCAACTATACACTTCTAAATCTGATTCTAAAATTACTCGTGCAGCACAAGAATTAAAAGGTTTCAAAAAAGCTTCTGTGAAAGCAGGAGGTTCTGAAAAAGTAACTATTAAAGTACCAGTAAAAGAATTGGCTTATTACGATGTTGCATCTAAAAAATGGACAGTTGAGCCAGGAAAATACACTATCAAAATTGGAACTTCTTCAAGAGATATTAAAAAAGAAATTCAAGTAACAGTTAAATAA
- a CDS encoding cellulase family glycosylhydrolase, translating into MKNTINDYLLSFALCFAFLGVLACSSEKEDPNPVSIKTVVSSINKIDFESKETTVEITINSNATNWTLSNPASWIKLSQAVGTSGSTIVKITASENVDTAVRNTVLKLTSTEGNASEITVSQAAGAVAGLYPSYNTNPIASDASGMGSSAVELAAKIKLGWNIGNTLEATGGETAWGNPKVTKELIDAVKAKGFNAIRIPCSWNQNLENASTAKIKTEWLNRVKEVVQYCVDNDMYVLVNIHWDGGWLENNITEAKKVENNAKQKAFWEQIATHLRGFDEHLLFASANEPAVEDAAQMAVLTSYHQTFIDAVRSTGGKNASRVLVVQGPTTDIEKTNKLMTTLPVDKVTGRMMVEVHYYSPWNFAGLTKDETWGKMFYYWGNGFHSTTDTERNATWGEEADLEKNFKLMKTQFVDKGIPVLLGEFGAIRRTTLTGDALTLHLNSRAYYLKTVVKTAKANGLLPFYWDEGSIGDKGFGIFNRSNNTVFDTQALNALIEGLQ; encoded by the coding sequence ATGAAAAATACAATTAATGATTACCTGTTAAGCTTCGCTCTGTGTTTTGCTTTTTTAGGAGTTTTAGCCTGTAGTTCTGAAAAAGAAGATCCAAATCCAGTATCCATAAAGACAGTTGTTTCGAGCATTAATAAAATTGATTTTGAAAGTAAAGAAACTACAGTTGAGATTACTATTAATTCTAATGCAACAAATTGGACTTTAAGCAATCCCGCAAGTTGGATAAAATTAAGTCAAGCAGTTGGGACTTCAGGAAGTACGATTGTAAAAATTACGGCTTCAGAAAATGTAGATACAGCAGTACGAAACACAGTATTGAAGTTAACTTCTACTGAAGGAAATGCTTCAGAAATTACAGTTTCTCAAGCGGCTGGAGCTGTAGCAGGTTTATATCCAAGTTATAATACGAATCCAATTGCATCAGATGCTTCTGGAATGGGAAGTTCAGCAGTGGAATTGGCAGCTAAGATTAAACTAGGATGGAACATCGGAAATACTTTGGAAGCAACTGGAGGCGAAACCGCTTGGGGAAATCCAAAAGTTACTAAAGAGCTGATTGATGCTGTAAAAGCAAAAGGTTTCAATGCGATCCGTATTCCGTGTTCTTGGAATCAGAATTTAGAAAATGCTTCAACGGCAAAAATCAAAACGGAATGGCTGAACAGAGTAAAAGAAGTAGTGCAATACTGCGTCGATAATGATATGTACGTTTTGGTTAATATTCACTGGGACGGCGGATGGCTGGAAAACAATATCACCGAAGCCAAAAAAGTAGAAAACAACGCCAAACAAAAAGCCTTTTGGGAACAAATTGCAACACATTTAAGAGGTTTCGATGAGCATTTGCTTTTTGCAAGCGCCAACGAACCAGCGGTTGAAGATGCTGCTCAAATGGCGGTTTTAACTTCTTACCACCAAACTTTTATTGATGCAGTTCGTTCAACTGGAGGAAAAAATGCTTCTCGTGTTTTAGTCGTTCAAGGGCCGACAACAGATATCGAAAAAACAAACAAATTAATGACTACATTGCCAGTAGATAAAGTAACTGGCAGAATGATGGTCGAAGTGCATTATTATTCGCCTTGGAATTTTGCTGGTTTAACCAAAGATGAAACTTGGGGTAAAATGTTTTATTATTGGGGTAATGGTTTTCACTCTACAACCGATACAGAACGAAATGCCACTTGGGGAGAGGAAGCAGATTTGGAGAAAAACTTCAAATTAATGAAAACGCAGTTTGTAGATAAGGGAATTCCAGTTTTATTGGGAGAATTTGGAGCAATCCGAAGAACAACTTTAACGGGAGACGCTCTGACTTTACATTTAAATTCAAGAGCTTATTATCTAAAAACAGTGGTAAAAACAGCAAAAGCAAACGGATTATTACCCTTTTATTGGGATGAAGGAAGCATAGGAGATAAAGGTTTCGGAATTTTCAATAGAAGTAATAATACTGTTTTTGACACACAGGCTTTAAACGCTTTAATCGAAGGATTACAGTAA
- a CDS encoding glycoside hydrolase family 97 protein, giving the protein MKNYLILPAVLFSVAMGYSQKNKNAYELASPNGQNKIKFELVKNAPKYAVSHGKTEVITPSEMGFLLKGNEDLSSNFEIKGAKTSSFDETWEQVWGEKKNIRNNYNQLVVDLQQKTGNKRKLQIQFRAFDDGVAFRYVYPKQNVKDSIFIMDEKTTFNLKEDGKAWWIPANRENRDEYLFKDAPVSTLDTVLTPLTIESKSGLALSFHEANLIDFASMTLVNNRGTELKSDLVPWPDGVKVRVKDTFTSSWRTIQIGENPGELITSYLVLNLNEPNKLKNTNSYFKPYKYLGIWWGMHIGKYTFWESDKQGATTKNAEAYIDFTAKEGFNHLLIEGWNKGWTPGWYENRMHMFSFTKSADNFDLEKVVEYGKKKNIELIGYHETGSNLINYLKEVDEGFALYKKLGIHTVKIGHVGSKLNMKQMHFGQFGVNYFRYILEKAAQYDLAVLYHESIKDTGERRTFPNMVSREAARGQEYNAWSEGNPPNHLSIIPFTRLLSGPMDFTPGIFDVEVKQGYPGKRIQGTVGQQLALYVVLYSPIQMLADLPENYEGKPALQFLKDVPTDWEDTKIVEGKIGEYITTARKDRNSADWYLGTLTNEKPRNVEVSLSFLDPNATYEAQIYVDAEGTDQTHNPEAVAISKKTVKASDKLQLKLGGAGGGAVRFKKL; this is encoded by the coding sequence ATGAAAAACTATCTAATTCTCCCAGCCGTTTTGTTTTCAGTAGCAATGGGCTACAGTCAGAAAAACAAAAACGCTTACGAACTGGCATCGCCAAACGGACAAAATAAAATCAAGTTTGAGCTGGTAAAAAATGCTCCAAAATATGCTGTTTCACACGGAAAAACCGAAGTGATTACACCATCAGAAATGGGATTTTTACTAAAAGGAAATGAAGATTTAAGTTCAAATTTTGAAATTAAGGGAGCAAAAACTTCTTCGTTTGATGAAACTTGGGAACAAGTTTGGGGAGAAAAGAAAAATATCAGAAACAATTACAATCAGTTGGTTGTTGATTTACAGCAAAAGACTGGAAACAAAAGAAAATTGCAAATTCAGTTTCGTGCTTTCGACGATGGAGTGGCGTTTCGATATGTTTATCCAAAACAAAATGTAAAAGACAGTATTTTCATCATGGATGAAAAAACAACTTTTAACTTAAAAGAAGATGGAAAAGCATGGTGGATTCCGGCAAACAGAGAAAACCGTGACGAATATCTTTTCAAAGATGCACCGGTAAGTACACTTGACACCGTTTTAACTCCACTTACAATAGAAAGTAAAAGCGGATTGGCTCTAAGTTTTCACGAAGCAAACTTGATCGATTTCGCAAGTATGACTTTGGTAAACAATAGAGGAACAGAATTAAAATCGGATTTGGTGCCATGGCCTGATGGTGTAAAAGTTCGTGTAAAAGATACTTTCACCTCTTCTTGGAGAACCATTCAAATTGGAGAAAATCCAGGTGAATTGATCACTTCATATTTGGTTTTAAACTTAAACGAACCAAACAAATTAAAAAACACAAACAGTTATTTCAAACCTTATAAATATTTAGGAATCTGGTGGGGAATGCACATCGGGAAGTATACGTTCTGGGAAAGCGATAAACAAGGTGCAACAACTAAAAACGCCGAAGCGTATATCGACTTTACAGCAAAAGAAGGTTTCAACCATTTATTGATCGAAGGATGGAATAAAGGATGGACTCCAGGATGGTACGAAAACCGTATGCACATGTTCAGCTTCACCAAAAGCGCTGACAATTTCGACCTTGAAAAAGTAGTTGAATACGGAAAGAAAAAGAATATCGAATTAATCGGATATCACGAAACAGGTTCAAACTTAATTAATTATTTAAAAGAAGTTGACGAAGGTTTTGCTTTATACAAAAAACTAGGAATTCATACCGTAAAAATTGGTCACGTTGGTTCAAAATTAAATATGAAACAAATGCACTTTGGACAATTTGGAGTGAACTATTTCAGATACATTTTAGAAAAAGCGGCACAGTACGATTTAGCAGTTTTATACCACGAATCAATAAAAGATACTGGAGAAAGAAGAACTTTCCCAAACATGGTTTCGAGAGAAGCAGCACGTGGACAAGAATACAACGCGTGGAGTGAAGGAAATCCGCCAAATCATTTAAGCATTATCCCGTTTACAAGATTACTTTCAGGACCGATGGATTTTACACCTGGGATTTTCGATGTTGAGGTAAAACAAGGGTATCCAGGAAAAAGAATTCAAGGAACAGTGGGACAGCAGTTAGCATTGTATGTAGTGCTTTATTCTCCAATTCAAATGCTGGCAGATCTTCCAGAAAACTACGAAGGAAAACCAGCTTTACAATTCTTAAAAGATGTTCCGACAGATTGGGAAGACACTAAAATTGTAGAAGGAAAAATTGGTGAATACATTACAACAGCTAGAAAAGACAGAAACAGCGCTGACTGGTATTTGGGAACTTTGACAAATGAAAAACCAAGAAATGTAGAAGTTTCATTATCATTCTTAGATCCAAATGCAACTTACGAGGCACAAATTTATGTGGATGCTGAAGGAACAGATCAAACGCACAATCCAGAAGCAGTGGCAATTTCTAAGAAAACAGTAAAAGCTTCAGATAAATTACAATTGAAATTAGGCGGAGCTGGCGGTGGTGCAGTAAGATTCAAAAAATTGTAA
- a CDS encoding GH39 family glycosyl hydrolase yields MKKLLIAAVLITSVHLMAQDRTIKVDYNKSAGKLNTMFKECIGAGRANEGLRADWQQQLALVKKECDFKYIRFHGLLSDDMAVYREDSKGNPEYNYQYVDVLFDYIVSMKMKPFVELGFMPNALASGKETIFWWKGNVTPPKDYKKWEDLIKNLTAHFTERYGVEEVKTWYFEVWNEPNLTPGFWTGTQAEYFKLYDYAARGVKAVNKDYKVGGPATAGAGWVPETIDFCAKNNVPLDFISTHTYGVNQGYLDEFGTSGTVLSPDENSISGDVINSRKQITNSTKPNLELHYTEWSSSYTPADPIHDSYHSAAYILQKLKQVGNAANSMSYWVFTDIFEEPGPRFTPFHGGFGLLNTQGIKKPAYFSYQFLNKLGETELQNSDKASWTSKNAKGDVQVLLWDFTNTHPGEKVWNQTYYVQDLPSKEKGKVKIEIDGMQKGKYTLEIYKVGYKVNDVYADYLALNKPSQLTREQVNAMKKKNNGDPIATEKITIDAKGTFSKEFKINENDVVFLNLIKQ; encoded by the coding sequence ATGAAAAAACTTTTAATAGCAGCAGTTTTAATTACTTCAGTCCATTTGATGGCTCAAGACCGAACGATAAAAGTGGATTACAACAAATCGGCTGGAAAATTAAACACCATGTTTAAAGAATGCATCGGTGCCGGAAGAGCAAACGAAGGTTTGAGAGCCGACTGGCAGCAGCAATTAGCATTGGTTAAAAAAGAATGCGATTTTAAATACATTCGTTTTCATGGTTTGTTGTCTGATGATATGGCGGTTTACCGTGAAGACTCAAAAGGAAATCCAGAATATAATTATCAATACGTAGATGTTTTGTTCGATTATATTGTGAGTATGAAAATGAAACCTTTTGTTGAATTAGGCTTTATGCCGAATGCACTGGCAAGCGGAAAAGAAACTATTTTTTGGTGGAAAGGAAATGTCACGCCTCCAAAAGATTATAAAAAATGGGAAGATTTAATCAAAAATCTAACTGCACATTTTACAGAACGTTACGGAGTTGAAGAAGTAAAAACATGGTATTTTGAAGTTTGGAACGAACCAAATTTAACACCAGGTTTTTGGACAGGAACTCAGGCAGAATATTTCAAATTGTATGATTATGCTGCCCGCGGTGTAAAAGCAGTTAACAAAGATTACAAAGTCGGAGGGCCAGCAACAGCAGGAGCAGGATGGGTTCCTGAAACAATCGATTTTTGTGCTAAAAACAACGTGCCTTTAGATTTTATCTCGACGCATACTTATGGTGTAAATCAAGGATATTTGGATGAATTCGGGACTTCTGGAACCGTTTTAAGTCCAGACGAAAACAGTATTAGCGGAGATGTTATTAATTCGCGTAAGCAGATTACCAATTCGACTAAACCCAATTTAGAACTGCATTACACAGAGTGGAGTTCGTCTTATACACCTGCAGATCCAATTCACGACAGTTATCACTCGGCAGCTTATATTCTGCAGAAATTAAAACAAGTCGGCAATGCGGCAAACTCCATGTCATATTGGGTTTTTACAGATATTTTTGAAGAACCAGGGCCAAGATTTACGCCTTTTCATGGCGGTTTCGGATTGTTGAATACGCAGGGAATTAAAAAGCCAGCTTATTTCTCGTATCAATTTTTGAACAAATTGGGAGAAACAGAACTTCAAAATTCGGATAAAGCTTCGTGGACCTCTAAAAATGCAAAAGGCGATGTACAAGTTTTACTTTGGGATTTTACCAATACACATCCAGGCGAGAAAGTTTGGAATCAGACCTATTACGTTCAGGATCTTCCATCAAAAGAAAAAGGAAAAGTAAAGATTGAAATTGACGGAATGCAGAAAGGAAAATATACTTTAGAAATCTATAAAGTAGGTTACAAAGTAAATGACGTTTATGCAGATTATCTGGCTTTAAATAAACCAAGTCAGTTGACGCGTGAGCAGGTAAATGCTATGAAAAAGAAAAATAACGGAGATCCAATTGCAACGGAGAAAATAACAATTGATGCAAAAGGAACGTTCAGCAAAGAATTCAAAATCAATGAAAACGATGTTGTTTTTCTAAATTTGATAAAACAATAA
- a CDS encoding glycoside hydrolase family 31 protein, whose protein sequence is MKNSKLTALFSALMFGFIAVPKASAQIQNAEVLNAPIDISKDFQNYLNTFYFADELASFDPATGKGTIKYLRYNYKTRQAFNNMMMKPDVEKANEFPTTEYAESPVLPFEIQFVSDRTVRIKTTSGPQFHPQKESLMLVDGVAPNHPELWKYSKIEGGHSYTSKHGRVEILTKPWHVKIYDEKGKMLTSTLHDTDFKNTYTPTLPFSYVRRNSDYSRSMGAAFSLEPDEKIFGCGESFTQFNKRGQKVVLWTDDANGIQNETMYKPIPFYMSSRGYGVFMHHSTPITVDFGKYFSSANEMYIGDDEADLFFFIGEPKDVLDQYTNLTGKAAMPPLWSFGFWMSRITYFSEKEGRDVARDLRKYKIPTDVIHFDTGWFDVDWRNNYEFAKSRFPDATKMMSDLKKDGFQVCLWQLPYFTPKNTLFPEIMEKNLAVRDRKGNLPYEDAVLDFSNPETIAWYQGKLKKLFDEGVAVFKVDFGEAAPPDGIYHSGRTGFYEHNLYPLRYNKAVAEITQKEKGYTLIWARSTWAGSQRYPLHWGGDSETSNGAMSAELRGGLSLGLSGFSFWSHDVGGFATKSPENIYRRWTPFGMFTSHVRSHGEPPREPWLYSKEFLEGFRKADNMRYELMPYIYAQAKESSQKGLPMMRALFVEYPNDPGAWLVDNEYLFGSSILVAPLFEDVEERDVYLPEGTWIDYQTKKVYQSGWHKIKAGEVPIVVLIKDGTAIPHIGLAQSTKDMDWSKLTLKVYASDKTTSATAKVFLPDGDAVQEIKVTKNGNNFDVTGNPLNGKTTFKTEWIK, encoded by the coding sequence ATGAAAAACTCAAAACTAACCGCATTATTTTCTGCCTTAATGTTTGGATTTATTGCGGTGCCGAAAGCATCAGCACAAATTCAAAATGCAGAAGTATTAAATGCACCAATTGATATCAGTAAAGATTTTCAGAATTATCTGAACACCTTTTATTTCGCAGATGAATTGGCCTCTTTTGATCCTGCAACAGGAAAAGGAACTATAAAATATTTGAGATACAATTACAAAACGCGTCAGGCTTTCAACAACATGATGATGAAACCTGATGTAGAAAAAGCAAACGAATTCCCAACAACAGAATACGCAGAATCTCCAGTTTTGCCGTTTGAAATTCAGTTTGTTTCCGATAGAACAGTTAGAATCAAAACGACTTCTGGACCGCAGTTTCATCCGCAAAAAGAATCTTTAATGCTGGTTGACGGCGTTGCGCCAAATCACCCGGAATTATGGAAATATTCTAAAATTGAAGGCGGGCACAGTTATACAAGCAAACACGGAAGAGTTGAAATTTTGACCAAACCTTGGCACGTAAAAATCTACGATGAAAAAGGAAAAATGCTGACAAGCACGCTTCACGATACCGATTTTAAAAATACGTATACACCAACACTTCCGTTTTCTTATGTTCGCAGAAACAGCGATTATTCAAGAAGTATGGGCGCGGCGTTCAGTTTAGAACCAGACGAAAAAATATTTGGTTGTGGAGAATCATTCACACAATTCAACAAACGCGGACAAAAAGTAGTTTTATGGACAGATGACGCGAACGGAATCCAAAATGAAACCATGTACAAACCGATTCCGTTTTACATGAGCAGCCGCGGTTACGGAGTTTTCATGCACCATTCTACACCAATTACAGTTGACTTTGGGAAATATTTTTCAAGTGCCAACGAAATGTACATTGGCGATGATGAAGCCGATTTATTTTTCTTTATCGGAGAACCAAAAGACGTTTTAGATCAATACACTAATTTGACTGGAAAAGCTGCGATGCCGCCACTTTGGTCTTTCGGTTTCTGGATGAGCCGAATCACTTATTTCTCAGAAAAAGAAGGAAGAGATGTAGCAAGAGATTTGCGTAAATACAAAATCCCAACCGATGTTATTCATTTCGATACAGGATGGTTTGATGTAGATTGGAGAAACAACTACGAGTTTGCAAAATCTCGTTTCCCAGACGCAACCAAAATGATGTCTGATTTAAAGAAAGATGGTTTCCAAGTTTGTTTATGGCAATTACCGTATTTCACGCCAAAGAATACTTTGTTTCCTGAAATAATGGAGAAAAACTTAGCGGTAAGAGACAGAAAAGGAAATCTTCCGTACGAAGATGCCGTTTTAGATTTCTCAAATCCAGAAACGATTGCTTGGTACCAAGGAAAATTGAAAAAATTATTTGATGAAGGCGTAGCCGTTTTCAAAGTTGATTTTGGAGAAGCGGCACCGCCAGACGGAATTTACCATTCTGGAAGAACTGGTTTTTACGAGCACAATTTATATCCGTTACGTTACAACAAAGCTGTTGCTGAAATTACGCAGAAAGAAAAAGGATACACCTTAATCTGGGCAAGAAGTACTTGGGCAGGATCTCAGCGTTATCCTTTGCATTGGGGAGGAGATTCTGAAACTTCAAACGGAGCCATGTCAGCAGAATTACGCGGCGGACTTTCATTAGGTCTTTCTGGTTTCAGTTTCTGGAGTCATGATGTTGGAGGATTTGCAACTAAATCTCCTGAGAATATTTATAGAAGATGGACACCATTCGGAATGTTTACATCGCACGTAAGAAGCCACGGAGAGCCTCCACGCGAACCTTGGTTGTACAGCAAAGAGTTCTTAGAAGGATTTAGAAAAGCAGATAATATGCGTTACGAATTAATGCCATATATCTATGCTCAGGCAAAAGAAAGTTCTCAAAAAGGATTGCCAATGATGCGTGCCTTATTTGTAGAATATCCAAACGATCCGGGAGCTTGGTTAGTTGATAACGAATATTTATTTGGTTCAAGCATTTTAGTGGCACCACTTTTTGAAGATGTTGAAGAAAGAGACGTTTATCTTCCGGAAGGAACTTGGATCGATTATCAAACTAAAAAAGTATACCAATCGGGATGGCATAAAATTAAAGCTGGCGAAGTGCCAATTGTAGTTTTAATTAAAGACGGAACTGCGATTCCACACATCGGTTTAGCGCAGTCTACAAAAGACATGGATTGGAGCAAGCTGACATTAAAAGTTTATGCAAGCGACAAAACAACTTCGGCAACAGCTAAAGTATTTTTACCAGACGGCGATGCAGTACAAGAAATAAAAGTGACCAAAAACGGAAACAATTTTGACGTAACTGGAAATCCATTAAACGGAAAAACCACTTTTAAAACCGAGTGGATTAAATAA